From Passer domesticus isolate bPasDom1 chromosome 5, bPasDom1.hap1, whole genome shotgun sequence, the proteins below share one genomic window:
- the LSM8 gene encoding LSM8 homolog, U6 small nuclear RNA associated has protein sequence MTSALENYINRTVAVITSDGRMIVGTLKGFDQTINLILDESHERVFSSSQGVEQVVLGLYIVRGDNVAVIGEIDEETDSALDLGNIRAEPLNSVVH, from the exons ATGACCTCCGCGCTGGAGAACTACATCAACC GTACTGTTGCAGTAATTACTTCTGATGGAAGAATGATTGTG GGAACACTCAAAGGTTTTGATCAGACCATAAACTTGATTTTGGATGAAAGCCATGAACGAGTGTTCAGCTCTTCACAAGGAGTTGAGCAAGTAGTGCTGGGCTTATACATTGTAAGAGGTGATAACGT tgCTGTGATTGGTGAAATTgatgaagagacagattctgctCTTGACTTGGGGAATATTCGAGCAGAACCTTTAAACTCAGTTGTGCACtga